One genomic window of Streptomyces sp. NBC_01498 includes the following:
- a CDS encoding (2Fe-2S)-binding protein encodes MRVNFTVNGRPQEADDVWEGESLLYVLRERMGLPGSKNACEQGECGSCTVRLDGVPVCACLVAAGQAEGRDVVTVEGLADYARHRADAHPGAACASDGCSTGTSLEQARRWQAGGTGGTDSRTGEGGELSPVQQAFIDAGAVQCGFCTPGLLVAADEMLERTPSPTDADIREALSGNLCRCTGYEKILDAVRLASARQGSGEGTDRP; translated from the coding sequence ATGCGCGTCAACTTCACGGTCAACGGCCGCCCACAGGAGGCCGACGACGTCTGGGAGGGCGAGTCCCTGCTGTACGTCCTGCGGGAGCGCATGGGCCTGCCCGGTTCGAAGAACGCCTGCGAGCAGGGCGAGTGCGGCTCCTGCACCGTCCGCCTGGACGGTGTGCCCGTCTGCGCCTGCCTGGTCGCCGCCGGGCAGGCCGAGGGCCGCGACGTGGTCACCGTCGAGGGCCTCGCCGACTACGCCCGCCACCGCGCCGACGCCCACCCCGGCGCCGCCTGCGCCTCCGACGGCTGTTCCACCGGTACGAGCCTGGAGCAGGCCCGGCGCTGGCAGGCCGGCGGCACCGGGGGAACCGACTCCCGGACCGGAGAGGGCGGTGAACTCTCCCCCGTCCAGCAGGCGTTCATCGACGCGGGCGCCGTGCAGTGCGGCTTCTGCACCCCCGGGCTGCTGGTCGCCGCCGACGAGATGCTGGAGCGCACCCCCTCCCCGACCGACGCCGACATCCGCGAGGCACTCTCCGGCAACCTGTGCCGCTGCACCGGCTACGAGAAGATCCTCGACGCGGTCCGCCTCGCCTCCGCCCGCCAGGGATCCGGGGAAGGGACGGACCGGCCATGA
- a CDS encoding xanthine dehydrogenase family protein molybdopterin-binding subunit — MTTPLPTGNSPVPAPPPAPAASPLPAERGAAPVPAASTVPAGTPSDVTQHSGSRARGGIGESTPRPDGILKVTGEFAYSSDMWHEDMLWGHTLRSTVAHAEIRSIDIAEALATPGVHAVLTYDDLPTEVTRYGLEFQDTPVLAHGKVRHHGEPVALVAADHPETARRAAAKIRVDYADLPVVTDEASATAEGAPLVHEHRDDHHADHVPHPNIVHRQPIVRGDAGEAAKRADVIVTGDYVFGMQDQAFLGPESGLAVPGEDGGVDLYVATQWLHSDLGQIAPVLGLPEKKVRMTLSGVGGAFGGREDLSMQIHACLLALRTGKPVKMVYNRFESFFGHVHRHPAKLWYEHGATKDGRLTHLKCRIVLDGGAYASSSPAVVGNASSLSVGPYVVEDVDIEALALYTNNPPCGAMRGFGAVQACFAYEAQMDKLAAALDMDPVEFRRLNAMEQGSLLPTGQRVDSPAPVAELLRRVKARPMPPERQWLTAGEAPDVRALPGGLSNTTHGEGVVRGVGYAVGIKNVGFSEGFDDYSTARVRMEVINGEPVATVHTAMAEVGQGGVTVHAQIARTELGVAQVTIQPADTRVGSAGSTSASRQTYVTGGAVKNACELVRERVFELGRAKFGTYHPAWATAELLLESGKVVTDGGEVLADLVDVLEDESVDVEREWRHRPTQAFDRHTGQGNGHVQYSFAAHRAVVEVDTELGLVKVVELACAQDVGKALNPLSVVGQIQGGTTQGLGVAVMEEIVVDPKTAKVRNPSFTDYLIPTILDTPTIPVDVLELADAHAPYGLRGVGEAPTLSSTPAVLAAIRDATGLELNRTPVRPEHLTGT, encoded by the coding sequence ATGACGACACCGCTCCCCACCGGGAACAGCCCCGTTCCGGCGCCCCCGCCCGCCCCCGCCGCGTCGCCCCTTCCCGCCGAGCGCGGCGCCGCGCCCGTGCCCGCCGCGTCGACCGTCCCCGCGGGCACCCCCTCCGACGTCACCCAGCACTCCGGGTCCCGCGCCCGGGGCGGCATCGGCGAGTCCACCCCGCGCCCCGACGGCATCCTCAAGGTCACCGGTGAGTTCGCGTACTCCTCGGACATGTGGCACGAGGACATGCTGTGGGGACACACCCTGCGCAGCACCGTCGCCCACGCCGAGATCCGGTCGATCGACATCGCCGAGGCCCTGGCCACCCCCGGTGTCCACGCCGTCCTCACCTACGACGACCTGCCCACCGAAGTGACCCGCTACGGGCTGGAGTTCCAGGACACGCCGGTCCTCGCCCACGGCAAGGTCCGCCACCACGGCGAGCCCGTCGCCCTGGTCGCGGCCGACCACCCGGAGACCGCGCGCCGGGCCGCCGCCAAGATCCGCGTCGACTACGCGGACCTGCCCGTCGTCACCGACGAGGCGTCCGCCACCGCCGAGGGCGCGCCGCTCGTCCACGAGCACCGCGACGACCACCACGCGGACCACGTCCCGCACCCCAACATCGTGCACCGCCAGCCCATCGTGCGCGGCGACGCCGGCGAGGCGGCGAAGCGCGCCGACGTGATCGTCACCGGCGACTACGTCTTCGGCATGCAGGACCAGGCGTTCCTCGGCCCGGAGTCCGGCCTCGCCGTGCCGGGCGAGGACGGCGGGGTGGACCTGTACGTCGCCACCCAGTGGCTCCACTCCGACCTGGGCCAGATCGCGCCCGTCCTCGGACTGCCCGAGAAGAAGGTCCGCATGACGCTCTCGGGCGTCGGCGGCGCCTTCGGCGGCCGTGAGGACCTGTCGATGCAGATCCACGCCTGTCTGCTGGCCCTGCGCACCGGCAAACCGGTCAAGATGGTCTACAACCGGTTCGAGTCCTTCTTCGGGCACGTCCACCGCCACCCGGCGAAGCTGTGGTACGAGCACGGCGCCACCAAGGACGGCAGGCTCACCCATCTGAAGTGCCGGATCGTGCTGGACGGCGGCGCGTACGCCTCCTCCTCCCCGGCCGTCGTCGGCAACGCCTCCTCCCTCTCCGTCGGCCCCTACGTGGTCGAGGACGTCGACATCGAGGCCCTGGCGCTCTACACCAACAACCCGCCCTGCGGCGCGATGCGCGGCTTCGGCGCCGTACAGGCGTGCTTCGCCTACGAGGCGCAGATGGACAAGCTCGCCGCCGCGCTGGACATGGACCCGGTGGAGTTCCGCCGTCTCAACGCCATGGAGCAGGGCAGCCTCCTGCCCACCGGCCAGCGTGTCGACTCACCCGCCCCGGTGGCCGAGTTGCTGCGCCGTGTCAAGGCACGGCCGATGCCGCCGGAACGCCAGTGGCTCACGGCGGGCGAGGCCCCCGACGTACGGGCGCTGCCCGGCGGGCTCTCCAACACCACGCACGGCGAGGGCGTCGTACGGGGTGTGGGGTACGCGGTCGGCATCAAGAACGTCGGATTCTCCGAGGGGTTCGACGACTACTCCACCGCCCGGGTGCGGATGGAGGTCATCAACGGCGAGCCGGTCGCGACCGTGCACACCGCGATGGCGGAGGTCGGCCAGGGCGGCGTCACCGTCCACGCGCAGATCGCCCGCACCGAACTGGGCGTCGCGCAGGTGACGATCCAGCCCGCCGACACCCGTGTGGGGTCCGCCGGTTCGACCTCCGCGTCCCGTCAGACGTATGTCACGGGCGGCGCGGTGAAGAACGCCTGCGAACTGGTCCGCGAGAGGGTCTTCGAGCTGGGCCGCGCCAAGTTCGGCACGTACCACCCCGCCTGGGCCACCGCCGAACTGCTGCTGGAGAGCGGCAAGGTCGTCACCGACGGCGGCGAGGTCCTGGCCGATCTCGTGGACGTGCTGGAGGACGAGTCGGTCGACGTCGAACGGGAGTGGCGCCACCGGCCCACCCAGGCGTTCGACCGGCATACGGGGCAGGGCAACGGCCATGTCCAGTACTCGTTCGCCGCGCACCGCGCGGTGGTCGAGGTCGACACCGAACTCGGCCTGGTCAAGGTGGTCGAACTGGCCTGCGCGCAGGACGTCGGCAAGGCCCTCAACCCGCTGTCGGTCGTCGGCCAGATCCAGGGCGGCACCACCCAGGGCCTGGGCGTGGCGGTCATGGAGGAGATCGTCGTGGACCCGAAGACCGCGAAGGTGCGCAACCCGTCCTTCACCGACTATCTGATCCCCACCATCCTCGACACCCCGACCATCCCCGTCGACGTGCTCGAACTCGCCGACGCGCACGCCCCGTACGGGCTGCGCGGCGTCGGCGAGGCCCCGACCCTGTCCTCGACCCCCGCCGTGCTGGCGGCGATCCGCGACGCCACGGGGCTGGAGCTGAACCGGACACCGGTACGGCCGGAACACCTCACCGGCACCTGA
- a CDS encoding PucR family transcriptional regulator ligand-binding domain-containing protein: protein MRLRALLETDALGLRLLGGGDELDRSVRGVMTTDLRDPSRYLSGGELVLTGLAWRRAPEDSEAFVRLLTGAGVAGLAAGEAELGAIPDDLVGACARHRLPLFAVNEAVAFASITEYVVRRVSGERAGDLAAVVDRHHRLMTSGPGGGGPEVVLDLLGTDLDLRAWVLSPTGRRIAGGPLAAPAGAALAAEHLAATRAGRRAPHRVALGGKTYSLFPVRGAAGPAGAASGGPAGDVRARVLSDWLLAVESDAGEWGTPRLDLLRGVTELIAVERDRREAARTVRRRLAQEILGLVRTGAPPADIAARLRVAAPVLVPGRGAEPYWQLVVARVDWADGAGPDETGTGTESGTGGGTGEDEAGAVARSVLEEILADPATADPESGDRIAVAHSGGEAVALLPMPGPESAPGPDGDGALPGPMSGGLHAETLLAAVREPLAAGLADDGRLTLGVSAAVRSAEGLRGALEEARHARRVAAARPGPVCGAGHHELASHVLLLPFVPDDVRRAFTARLLDPLRDYDRRHRAELVPTLEAFLDCDGSWTRCAARLHLHVNTLRYRVGRIEQLTGRDLARLEDKLDFFLALRMS, encoded by the coding sequence ATGCGGCTGCGCGCACTGCTGGAGACCGACGCGCTGGGCCTGCGGCTGCTCGGCGGCGGGGACGAGCTGGACCGTTCCGTTCGGGGTGTGATGACCACCGATCTGCGGGATCCGAGCCGCTATCTGTCGGGCGGCGAGCTGGTGCTGACGGGGCTGGCCTGGCGGCGCGCGCCCGAGGACTCCGAGGCGTTCGTCCGGCTCCTCACCGGCGCCGGGGTGGCGGGGCTGGCGGCCGGCGAGGCCGAGCTGGGCGCGATCCCGGACGATCTGGTCGGGGCGTGCGCGCGGCACCGGCTGCCGCTGTTCGCGGTGAACGAGGCGGTCGCGTTCGCGTCGATCACCGAGTACGTGGTGCGGCGGGTGTCGGGCGAGCGCGCCGGGGACCTGGCCGCTGTCGTGGACCGGCACCACCGGCTGATGACGTCGGGGCCGGGCGGTGGCGGACCGGAGGTCGTGCTGGACCTGCTCGGTACGGATCTGGACCTGCGGGCGTGGGTGCTCTCCCCCACCGGGCGCCGGATCGCGGGCGGTCCGCTGGCCGCCCCGGCGGGCGCGGCGCTGGCGGCCGAGCATCTGGCGGCCACGCGCGCGGGGCGGCGGGCGCCGCACCGGGTGGCGCTGGGCGGGAAGACGTACTCGCTGTTCCCGGTACGCGGCGCCGCCGGGCCTGCCGGTGCGGCGTCCGGGGGCCCGGCCGGGGACGTACGCGCGCGGGTCCTGTCCGACTGGCTGCTGGCCGTGGAGTCGGACGCCGGTGAGTGGGGCACGCCCCGGCTGGATCTGCTCCGGGGCGTCACGGAACTGATCGCCGTCGAACGGGACCGGCGGGAGGCGGCGCGTACGGTACGGCGCCGGCTCGCCCAGGAGATCCTGGGGCTGGTCCGGACGGGCGCCCCGCCCGCCGACATCGCGGCCCGGCTGCGGGTCGCGGCTCCGGTCCTGGTACCGGGCCGGGGGGCGGAGCCGTACTGGCAGCTGGTGGTGGCGCGCGTCGACTGGGCGGACGGGGCGGGGCCGGACGAGACCGGCACGGGCACGGAGAGCGGGACGGGCGGCGGGACGGGCGAGGACGAGGCGGGCGCGGTGGCCCGGTCGGTGCTGGAGGAGATCCTGGCCGACCCGGCGACGGCGGACCCGGAGTCGGGCGACCGGATCGCGGTGGCGCACTCCGGCGGCGAGGCGGTCGCGCTGCTCCCGATGCCGGGGCCGGAGTCCGCCCCCGGACCGGACGGCGACGGCGCGCTCCCCGGGCCGATGAGCGGGGGCCTGCACGCCGAGACGCTGCTGGCGGCGGTACGCGAACCGCTGGCCGCCGGTCTGGCGGACGACGGGCGGCTGACCCTCGGCGTCAGCGCGGCCGTGCGCTCGGCGGAGGGTCTGCGCGGCGCGCTGGAGGAGGCCCGGCACGCCCGCCGGGTGGCCGCCGCCCGGCCGGGCCCGGTGTGCGGCGCCGGGCACCACGAACTGGCCTCGCACGTCCTGCTGTTGCCGTTCGTCCCGGACGACGTACGGCGCGCGTTCACCGCGCGGCTGCTCGACCCGCTGCGCGACTACGACCGCCGCCACCGCGCCGAACTGGTCCCGACCCTGGAGGCGTTCCTGGACTGCGACGGCTCCTGGACCCGCTGCGCGGCCCGGCTGCATCTGCATGTGAACACGCTGCGGTACCGGGTGGGCCGTATCGAGCAGCTGACCGGCCGCGATCTGGCGCGGCTGGAGGACAAGCTGGACTTCTTCCTTGCCCTGCGCATGAGTTGA
- a CDS encoding FAD binding domain-containing protein — protein sequence MDFLRPAGWEDALAAKAEHPTAVPLAGGTDVMVEINFDHRRPAYLLDLNRVGDLFEWSVGEDHVRLGASVPYTRIMENLRTELPGLALASHTVGSPQIRNRGSVGGNLGAASPAGDAHPALLAAGAEVEVESVRGVRRIPVEEFYTGVKRNALAPDELIKAVLIKKASGPQQFSKVGTRNAMVIAVCAFGIALHPDTRTVKTGIGSAAPTPLRARVAEDFLNAALEEGGFWDNGGIITPSVAKEFAALASAACNPIDDVRGTAAYRRHAVGVMARRTLGWAWEQYRATGTTLEGAA from the coding sequence ATGGACTTCCTTCGCCCCGCCGGCTGGGAGGACGCGCTCGCCGCCAAGGCCGAGCACCCCACCGCCGTCCCCCTCGCCGGCGGCACCGACGTCATGGTCGAGATCAACTTCGACCACCGGCGGCCCGCGTACCTGCTGGACCTCAACCGCGTCGGCGACCTGTTCGAGTGGTCCGTCGGCGAGGACCACGTCCGGCTCGGCGCCTCCGTCCCGTACACCCGGATCATGGAGAACCTGCGGACCGAACTGCCCGGACTCGCGCTCGCCTCGCACACCGTCGGCTCGCCGCAGATCCGCAACCGGGGCTCCGTCGGCGGCAACCTCGGCGCGGCCTCGCCCGCCGGGGACGCGCACCCCGCGCTCCTCGCGGCGGGCGCGGAGGTGGAGGTCGAGTCCGTGCGCGGGGTCCGCCGCATCCCCGTCGAGGAGTTCTACACGGGCGTCAAGCGCAACGCGCTCGCCCCGGACGAGCTGATCAAGGCCGTCCTCATCAAGAAGGCGTCGGGCCCGCAGCAGTTCTCCAAGGTCGGCACCCGCAACGCGATGGTCATCGCGGTCTGCGCGTTCGGCATCGCCCTGCACCCCGACACCCGCACCGTGAAGACCGGCATCGGCTCCGCCGCGCCTACCCCGCTGCGGGCCCGCGTCGCCGAGGACTTCCTCAACGCGGCGCTGGAGGAGGGCGGCTTCTGGGACAACGGCGGGATCATCACCCCGTCCGTCGCCAAGGAGTTCGCCGCTCTCGCCTCCGCCGCCTGCAACCCGATCGACGACGTGCGCGGCACCGCCGCGTACCGCCGCCACGCCGTGGGCGTCATGGCCCGCCGCACCCTCGGCTGGGCCTGGGAGCAGTACCGGGCCACCGGCACCACACTGGAAGGAGCCGCATAA
- a CDS encoding glycoside hydrolase family 9 protein — protein MRTNLLASLPLALAVALVPATVAGTADDPAPAPAAGTGPVLVNQIGYAAGADKIATVVTAATRPLTWQLLDDRGRTVASGTTRVVGPDKASGDHVHQADFSHATGQGVRRLTVAGTGTSVPFTVSRAPLHPQLGREALRYFYFHRMGTPVEARYLQYAAHAHPALHPGDSSVPCWKNWCGKETGGDGGAGRERRLDVAGSWADAGDFGVYPVNHAVSAWTLLNLYERRKHVYGDGSLPLPEAGNGVPDILDEVAYGSRFMSGMLPASGLASHKVHNHTWSPFPVTDIAAENALPRSAMPPSTNATYAVARTNAQLARVLERFDAGRARALWASARDAWARAEARPDVDQPESDDGTDAEGGGDYPDARNSDDRYAAAAELYLTARQRADRSAAGYRAAVTGSPHYGEIGPVDWSRAAPAGTLSLLAVPGDLPEADLARMRADLRTAADALVDTQRREGYPALISGAEPYPWGSNAAVVNRMLLLGTAYDLGHDRRHLKAMHRAMDYLLGTNAMRISYVTGYGAHRETDLHDRLAWGRYPATPYPHGWLSGGPNSVNINDPVTPPGRPAAKSYAGPGTAPSAWGSKENTVNWNAPLVWAATFLTSTAPDLATR, from the coding sequence ATGCGTACGAACCTGCTCGCGTCGCTGCCGCTCGCCCTGGCCGTCGCCCTGGTGCCCGCCACGGTCGCCGGGACCGCCGACGACCCGGCTCCTGCCCCCGCCGCGGGGACCGGTCCTGTCCTGGTCAACCAGATCGGTTACGCGGCCGGCGCCGACAAGATCGCGACCGTCGTCACGGCGGCCACCCGGCCCCTGACCTGGCAGCTCCTGGACGACCGGGGCCGTACCGTCGCCTCCGGCACCACCCGCGTCGTCGGCCCCGACAAGGCGTCCGGCGACCATGTCCACCAGGCCGACTTCTCGCACGCCACCGGCCAGGGCGTCCGCCGGCTCACGGTCGCGGGCACCGGGACGAGCGTGCCGTTCACCGTCAGCCGCGCCCCGCTCCACCCCCAGCTCGGCCGCGAGGCCCTGCGGTACTTCTACTTCCACCGCATGGGCACCCCGGTCGAGGCCCGGTACCTCCAGTACGCCGCCCACGCGCACCCCGCCCTGCACCCCGGCGACAGCTCCGTGCCCTGCTGGAAGAACTGGTGCGGCAAGGAAACGGGCGGCGACGGCGGCGCGGGCCGTGAGCGGCGGCTGGACGTCGCGGGCTCCTGGGCCGACGCGGGTGACTTCGGGGTCTACCCCGTCAACCACGCCGTCTCCGCCTGGACCCTGCTCAACCTCTACGAGCGCCGGAAGCACGTGTACGGCGACGGCAGCCTGCCCCTGCCGGAAGCCGGCAACGGGGTGCCCGACATCCTCGACGAGGTCGCCTACGGCTCACGCTTCATGTCCGGCATGCTCCCCGCGTCCGGCCTCGCCTCGCACAAGGTGCACAACCACACCTGGTCCCCCTTCCCGGTCACGGACATCGCCGCCGAGAACGCCCTGCCCCGCTCCGCGATGCCGCCGTCCACCAACGCCACCTACGCCGTGGCCCGTACGAACGCCCAACTCGCCCGCGTCCTGGAGCGGTTCGACGCCGGGAGGGCCCGCGCGCTGTGGGCGTCCGCGCGGGACGCGTGGGCGCGCGCCGAGGCGCGGCCGGACGTCGACCAGCCGGAGAGTGACGACGGCACCGACGCCGAGGGCGGCGGCGACTACCCCGACGCCCGGAACAGCGACGACCGCTACGCGGCGGCGGCCGAGCTCTACCTCACCGCCCGGCAGCGCGCCGACCGCTCCGCCGCCGGCTACCGCGCCGCCGTGACCGGCTCCCCGCACTACGGCGAGATCGGCCCCGTCGACTGGAGCCGGGCGGCGCCCGCCGGCACCCTGTCCCTCCTCGCCGTACCGGGCGACCTGCCCGAGGCCGACCTCGCCCGGATGCGCGCGGACCTGCGGACCGCCGCCGACGCCCTGGTCGACACCCAGCGCCGCGAGGGCTACCCGGCGCTGATCTCCGGGGCCGAGCCCTACCCGTGGGGCTCCAACGCCGCCGTCGTGAACCGGATGCTGCTGCTCGGCACCGCGTACGACCTCGGGCACGACCGCCGCCATCTCAAGGCCATGCACCGGGCCATGGACTATCTGCTGGGCACCAACGCCATGCGGATCTCGTACGTGACGGGCTACGGCGCCCACCGGGAGACCGACCTGCACGACCGGCTCGCCTGGGGGCGCTACCCGGCGACGCCGTATCCCCACGGCTGGCTCTCCGGCGGCCCGAACAGCGTGAACATCAACGACCCGGTCACCCCGCCCGGCCGCCCCGCCGCCAAGTCGTACGCCGGTCCCGGCACCGCGCCGAGCGCCTGGGGCTCGAAGGAGAACACCGTCAACTGGAACGCGCCGCTCGTCTGGGCCGCGACATTTCTGACGTCCACGGCCCCGGACCTCGCGACCCGCTGA
- a CDS encoding XdhC/CoxI family protein — protein sequence MLDIAEELDRWVGQGRDFAVATVVAVGGSAPRQPGAALAVDSEGTAIGSVSGGCVEGAVYELCRAALADGETVLETFGYSDEDAFATGLTCGGVIDVLVTPIRADTPGAAVFRSVLAAAARGEAAALARLTDGPPELRGRPLLVRPGGAYEGTLGGRPELDRTAAAEARALLDAGRTGTVTIGADGVRCERPLTLVVESIVPAPRMIVFGAVDFASALVGVGSFLGYRVTVCDARPVFATRARFPEADEVVVDWPHRYLASTDTDGRTVLCVLTHDAKFDVPLLELALRLPVAYVGAMGSRRTHLDRQARLRAAGVGERELARLRSPIGLDLGARTPEETALSIAAEIVADRRGGTGAALTGAHTPIHHDGNRATARRIGSVA from the coding sequence ATGCTGGACATCGCCGAGGAACTGGACCGGTGGGTCGGGCAGGGACGCGACTTCGCCGTGGCCACGGTGGTGGCCGTCGGCGGCAGCGCCCCCCGGCAGCCGGGTGCCGCCCTCGCCGTGGACAGCGAGGGCACCGCCATCGGCTCGGTCTCCGGCGGCTGTGTGGAGGGCGCGGTGTACGAGCTGTGCCGGGCGGCCCTGGCGGATGGCGAGACCGTCCTGGAGACCTTCGGCTACAGCGACGAGGACGCCTTCGCCACCGGTCTGACCTGCGGCGGAGTCATCGATGTCCTGGTCACGCCGATCCGCGCGGACACGCCCGGCGCGGCGGTCTTCCGGTCCGTGCTGGCCGCCGCCGCCCGGGGCGAGGCGGCGGCCCTCGCCCGGCTCACCGACGGCCCCCCGGAGCTGCGGGGCCGCCCGCTGCTGGTACGCCCCGGAGGCGCGTACGAGGGCACGCTGGGCGGCCGTCCGGAACTGGACCGTACGGCGGCGGCCGAGGCCCGCGCCCTGCTGGACGCGGGCCGCACCGGCACCGTCACGATCGGCGCCGACGGCGTGCGGTGCGAACGGCCCCTGACCCTCGTCGTGGAGTCCATCGTGCCCGCCCCGCGCATGATCGTCTTCGGGGCGGTGGATTTCGCGTCCGCCCTGGTCGGAGTGGGTTCCTTTCTCGGTTACCGGGTCACGGTCTGCGACGCGCGCCCCGTCTTCGCCACGCGCGCCCGCTTCCCGGAGGCCGACGAGGTCGTGGTGGACTGGCCGCACCGCTATCTGGCGTCGACCGACACGGACGGCCGTACGGTCCTGTGCGTGCTGACGCACGACGCCAAGTTCGACGTCCCGCTGCTGGAACTCGCCCTCCGGCTCCCGGTCGCCTATGTCGGTGCCATGGGCTCCCGCCGTACGCATCTGGACCGCCAGGCGCGGCTGCGGGCGGCCGGTGTCGGCGAACGGGAACTGGCACGGCTGCGCAGCCCCATCGGTCTGGACCTCGGCGCCCGTACGCCCGAGGAGACCGCGCTGTCGATCGCCGCCGAGATAGTCGCCGACCGGCGGGGCGGCACGGGGGCCGCCCTGACCGGCGCGCACACCCCGATCCACCACGACGGGAACCGGGCGACCGCGAGGCGGATCGGCTCCGTCGCCTGA